One Thiocapsa sp. genomic window, ACTCTGGTATCTGAACGACGTGCCGGGTCCGGGCGGGGAGACCGAGTTTCTCTATCAGGACGTCGTCGTGCGTCCCGAGTGTGGCAAGCTCGTCCTTTTTCCGCCGTTCTGGACGCACGAGCACCGGGCGGCAGTCATCCGGACCGGCGTGAAATACATCGCCACCACCTGGGTGGTCTTCGCCTGATGAGCGACCGAGCACCGACCCTCCTGGCCATCGTCGAGCTCGGCGGCTACCCCAATCTGACCGCGCTCTATCGCAGCCTGGGATTCGACGTCGAGGTGGTCGCCTCGCAGCGCAAGGCGCAGGCGGCGCTCAAGCGCAGCATTCCGGACGTCATCGTCGCCGAATACAACTTCCAGTCCGATTTTCGCGATCGCACCAGCAACCTCGAGACCCTGATGGCGCGCCTGCAGCCTCATCCCGAGGTCAAGGTGATCTGCTTCTACCAGAGCGAGTACCGACACAAGCTCGACGCCATGACCGCACGCTTTCCGGTCTTCGAGGCGATCGCCTTTCCGATCGAGCCCGCGCGGGTCGAGGCGGCCTTGCGCCGCGCCGTCACGTCGAGAGCGCCATTGTAGGTTGTGCCGAGCCGTGCGAGGCACAACCGACCGTCGGCGGATGTTGTGCTTCCTATCGTCAGCACAACTACGGGCATCGAATTTTTCGGTACTCGGTTAAACCGCGCCCAGTGCGGTATGCGATGTTTTTGGATGGGATCGGCCCCGGCGGATTTCAGAGCCGCTGGAGCTGGCGCGGTTTAAGGCGATTTCCGGGAATGATCATCCCGGCCGTGCGTGTTGCCAATGCTTACCGGGCGACTAAAGTCGCCCCTACATGTTGGTCGATGCTTTCCCGGAAATCACCTAAGTACCGCAAAGCCGCAACGGACACAAAGAACGACATCGGAATGCGAGTACTCGGCAATTCAGGGTACGGGTGAGCAGATGCCGGGGTCGCGAGATGGCCTTGATCATCGTTTGGTCCAGCTGCTGGTGATCCTTGCGTCCTCAGGGCTTCCAGCCCTGATTCTGTCAGGCCAGGATGGCCTGACGACGCATTCGGTGGCCGCTGTGGGCGAAGGGATGATCGAGGCCCGCGAGATCAACTATCGCGCAGGAGCGCGCTGCACGCTTGCGGCATGCGCGGCTCGGGTTTGGACGCGCTGCCGCCGCCTTTCGAGGGTTTGAGCGCCTCGTCGCTCAGCCACCACGCGAGGTCCGCCCCGCAGCCGTCGTCGCCGGTCAGCTCGGCTTGCGATTCGCAATCCGGGCTTCCGGCCGGGCAGCGCAGCCGCACGTGAAAGTGCCCAGCGTGACCCCACCAGGGGCGGACCTTGCGGAGCCAATCCCGATCGGCGCTGCCGCTGTTGCGACACAGCGCCTGTTTGATCGCCGCGTTGACGAAGATCCGATCGACACGCGGATGGCGTGCGGCCGTCTCGATCAGGCTGCTCTGGGCCGGCCCCCACGCCGCGTTCACCGCGCGCCCGCCGGCTTGCACCATACTCTGCGGATCGGAGCGATCGTCCATCAGGCGCCGGGCCGCGGCAGGCGAGTCCGCCAGCGTGAACCAGATGTCGACATCCAATCCGGTTTGATGGCTGCGATGGGACGACGACATAAGCCCGCCGCGCGGCTGACTCAGGTCGCCGATCATGATGAGACGCTCGCCACGTGACTGCTGAGCGCGCCCCATGTCTTCGACGAAGCGCAGCAGATCGGGGTGACCGTAATAGCGATTGCGGTAGCGACGG contains:
- the mepA gene encoding penicillin-insensitive murein endopeptidase; its protein translation is MTRVTQVRELGPALALCIAGALLLVAAQNVHATPWGAVAAPSSGPPEVIGGVSNGCIGGADALPETGPGYVSIRRYRNRYYGHPDLLRFVEDMGRAQQSRGERLIMIGDLSQPRGGLMSSSHRSHQTGLDVDIWFTLADSPAAARRLMDDRSDPQSMVQAGGRAVNAAWGPAQSSLIETAARHPRVDRIFVNAAIKQALCRNSGSADRDWLRKVRPWWGHAGHFHVRLRCPAGSPDCESQAELTGDDGCGADLAWWLSDEALKPSKGGGSASKPEPRMPQACSALLRDS